A region of Mesorhizobium sp. M3A.F.Ca.ET.080.04.2.1 DNA encodes the following proteins:
- a CDS encoding TetR/AcrR family transcriptional regulator, which translates to MPSDNKIEGSISEAPASTPKAADKILGVARDLFYREGIRAIGVDEIVKRAGVTKPSLYRSFPSKDQLAASYLRQYDREFWQRFDEAVEAHPGDPRAQIGAFLTRVGKRTQRPDYRGCGMTNAAVEYPEHGHPARVVSEANKQGLRRRLRAMAAAMGAADPDTLGDGLLLLIEGAYISGQLFGLGGPAASVARNADLLVEASLKK; encoded by the coding sequence ATGCCATCGGACAATAAAATTGAAGGATCGATCAGCGAGGCGCCTGCCTCGACGCCGAAGGCCGCCGACAAAATCCTCGGCGTGGCGCGCGACTTGTTCTATCGCGAAGGCATCCGGGCGATCGGCGTCGACGAGATCGTCAAGCGCGCCGGTGTGACCAAGCCCAGCCTCTACCGCAGCTTTCCGTCGAAGGACCAGCTCGCGGCTTCCTACCTGCGCCAATACGATCGCGAATTCTGGCAGCGCTTCGACGAGGCCGTCGAGGCCCATCCGGGTGACCCGCGCGCGCAGATCGGTGCTTTTTTGACCCGCGTCGGCAAACGCACGCAGCGGCCGGATTACCGCGGCTGCGGCATGACCAACGCCGCGGTCGAATATCCCGAGCACGGCCATCCGGCGCGCGTCGTCAGCGAGGCCAACAAGCAGGGCCTGCGCCGGCGCCTGCGCGCCATGGCGGCGGCGATGGGCGCGGCGGACCCGGACACGCTTGGCGACGGTCTGCTGCTCCTCATCGAAGGCGCCTATATCAGCGGCCAGCTGTTCGGCCTCGGCGGACCGGCGGCATCGGTCGCCCGCAACGCCGACCTGCTGGTCGAAGCGAGCTTGAAGAAATAG
- a CDS encoding MFS transporter, which produces MIAQSRPFGQRYAFVVVAVIFFCLLIAAGLRSAPAVMMLPLEESFGWRRDVISMAAGVGILLYGLTGPFAAALMERIGLRRTLLAALLIMSGSTALSLLMSKPWHLFITWGVFSGIGSGAVASVLGATIVNRWFKTNRGLMMGLMSASSATGMLVFLPLIASLAQAGGWKPVAIAVSIATAALVPLVLLLVPERPASIGQVRYGADADDVPPVSPASQGNFLTHTLNTLRRAAGTRVFWYLFATFFVCGFTTNGLVGTHLIAFCGDMGIGEVQAAGLLSMMGIFDLIGTTLSGWLTDRFDPRKLLGVYYAVRGLSLIYLPYSGFSATSLIIFAVLYGLDWIATVPPTLRLANEAFGDRSGPIVFGWIVAGHQVGAAAAAAFGGTMRELQGNYELAFLIAGMTGIAAACISLLINTSKPAFEAEPQAA; this is translated from the coding sequence ATGATAGCTCAGTCCCGCCCGTTTGGCCAGCGCTACGCTTTTGTCGTCGTCGCGGTCATCTTCTTCTGCCTGCTCATCGCGGCCGGGCTCCGCTCGGCGCCGGCCGTCATGATGCTGCCGCTGGAAGAGAGTTTCGGCTGGCGGCGCGACGTCATTTCGATGGCCGCCGGCGTCGGCATCCTGCTCTATGGCCTGACCGGCCCGTTCGCCGCGGCATTGATGGAACGCATCGGATTGCGCCGCACCCTGCTTGCCGCGCTGCTGATCATGTCGGGCTCGACGGCGCTCAGCCTGCTGATGAGCAAGCCCTGGCATCTCTTCATCACCTGGGGCGTGTTTTCCGGCATCGGCTCGGGCGCAGTGGCAAGCGTGCTCGGCGCCACCATCGTCAATCGCTGGTTCAAGACCAATCGCGGCCTCATGATGGGCCTGATGTCGGCGTCGAGCGCCACCGGCATGCTGGTGTTCCTGCCGCTCATCGCCTCGCTGGCGCAGGCCGGCGGCTGGAAGCCGGTGGCGATCGCCGTCTCGATCGCGACGGCAGCGCTGGTGCCGCTCGTCCTTCTGCTGGTGCCGGAGCGCCCGGCCTCGATCGGTCAGGTCCGCTACGGCGCCGACGCCGACGACGTTCCGCCGGTCTCCCCCGCTTCGCAGGGCAATTTCCTGACGCACACGCTGAACACGCTTCGCCGCGCTGCCGGCACGCGGGTGTTCTGGTACCTGTTCGCCACTTTCTTCGTCTGCGGCTTCACCACCAATGGTCTCGTCGGCACCCATCTCATCGCCTTCTGCGGCGACATGGGCATCGGCGAGGTGCAGGCGGCCGGACTCTTGTCGATGATGGGCATCTTCGACCTGATCGGCACGACGCTGTCGGGCTGGCTCACCGACCGCTTCGATCCGCGCAAGCTGCTCGGCGTGTATTACGCCGTGCGCGGCCTGTCGCTGATCTACCTGCCCTATTCCGGTTTCTCAGCCACCAGCCTGATCATCTTCGCCGTGCTCTACGGGCTCGACTGGATCGCCACGGTGCCGCCGACGCTGCGGCTCGCCAACGAGGCCTTCGGCGACCGCAGCGGTCCGATCGTGTTCGGCTGGATCGTCGCCGGGCACCAGGTCGGCGCGGCAGCGGCAGCAGCCTTCGGCGGCACGATGCGCGAACTCCAGGGCAATTACGAGCTTGCCTTCTTGATAGCGGGCATGACCGGCATTGCCGCCGCCTGCATCTCGTTGCTGATCAACACCAGCAAGCCGGCCTTCGAGGCGGAACCGCAGGCGGCTTGA
- a CDS encoding YgcG family protein, translating to MRGRCPAGQRGARRNASLTLLGLLCLLLLPLAALAADLPALTGRVVDNAAIIDAGTKAALTQKLADFEKKGSDQIVVATIPSLGGEEIEPYANRLFRFWKLGQAKENNGVLLLVAPNDRRMRIEVGYGLEGTLTDLHTKLIIENDMVPAFRAGDFSGGIAKAVDDMIMVLEGNPEELEARGKRNEQAPFNSDDLFFTIFITIWIIILVGSLAASILPPIFGQKIGPGRYRWLGMTFEPGRRSSSSGWSSGSSGGGWSSGGGGGFSGGGGSSGGGGSSGSW from the coding sequence TTGAGGGGGAGGTGTCCGGCAGGACAGAGGGGGGCGCGAAGGAATGCTTCCCTCACCCTTCTTGGCCTCCTTTGCCTTCTCCTCCTTCCCCTTGCCGCGCTCGCCGCCGACCTTCCCGCCCTCACCGGCCGCGTCGTCGACAATGCCGCCATCATCGACGCTGGCACCAAAGCCGCGCTGACCCAGAAACTCGCCGATTTCGAGAAGAAGGGTTCCGACCAGATCGTCGTCGCCACCATTCCCAGCCTCGGTGGCGAGGAGATCGAGCCCTATGCCAATCGTCTTTTCCGGTTCTGGAAGCTCGGCCAGGCCAAGGAGAACAACGGCGTCCTGCTGCTGGTGGCCCCGAACGACCGCAGGATGCGGATCGAGGTCGGCTATGGCCTGGAAGGTACGCTGACCGACCTGCACACCAAGCTGATCATCGAGAACGACATGGTGCCGGCCTTCCGCGCCGGCGACTTCTCCGGCGGCATAGCCAAGGCCGTCGACGACATGATCATGGTGCTGGAGGGCAATCCGGAAGAGCTCGAGGCGCGCGGCAAGCGCAACGAGCAGGCGCCCTTCAACTCGGACGACCTGTTCTTCACGATCTTTATCACGATCTGGATCATAATCCTGGTCGGCAGTCTTGCCGCCTCCATCCTGCCGCCGATCTTCGGCCAGAAGATCGGCCCCGGCCGCTACCGCTGGCTGGGGATGACCTTCGAGCCGGGACGGCGGTCGTCCAGTAGCGGCTGGTCGTCAGGCAGCTCCGGCGGCGGCTGGTCGTCCGGCGGCGGCGGCGGGTTCTCGGGCGGCGGCGGCTCCTCCGGCGGCGGCGGTTCCTCGGGAAGCTGGTGA
- the ppa gene encoding inorganic diphosphatase, giving the protein MRIEAIATGKNPPEDINVIIEVPIGGEPIKYEMDKDAGTLYVDRFLHTSMRYPGNYGFVPHTLSGDGDPIDVLICNTRALVPGCVINVRPIGVLIMEDNAGQDEKVIAVPSPKLTLRYENVTEYTHLPEITRQQVQHFFEHYKDLEPGKWVKIEGWHDSKYAKRMIVEAIERAKTVK; this is encoded by the coding sequence ATGCGTATCGAAGCGATTGCCACGGGGAAGAACCCGCCTGAGGACATCAACGTCATCATCGAGGTGCCGATCGGCGGCGAGCCGATCAAATACGAGATGGATAAGGACGCCGGCACGCTGTATGTCGACCGCTTCCTGCACACCTCGATGCGCTATCCCGGCAATTACGGTTTCGTGCCGCATACGCTGTCGGGCGACGGCGACCCGATCGACGTTTTGATCTGCAACACGCGCGCGCTGGTGCCGGGCTGCGTCATCAATGTGCGGCCGATCGGCGTGCTGATCATGGAAGACAATGCCGGCCAGGACGAGAAGGTGATCGCGGTGCCCTCGCCGAAGCTGACGCTGCGCTATGAGAACGTCACCGAATACACCCACCTGCCCGAGATCACGCGCCAGCAGGTGCAGCACTTCTTCGAGCACTACAAGGATCTCGAGCCCGGCAAATGGGTCAAGATCGAGGGCTGGCACGATTCCAAATACGCCAAGAGGATGATCGTCGAGGCGATCGAGCGGGCGAAGACGGTCAAGTAG
- a CDS encoding TPM domain-containing protein encodes MATRPISPEDHERIAAAISAAEAKTDGEIYCVVARASDSYFFQAAFAVSLAALIVSLGVAYGLEAWWLTMRLPHFVLAELLALASVLVLLWALPGLRIHFVPRRLRYQAAHDNAMKQFLARNVHRTAARTGVLIFVSIIERYAEVVADSGIDAKVGQHVWDGVVRDLTAHAGDDRLADGFVKAVESVGAMLAEHFPVTADDVNELEDHLVEI; translated from the coding sequence ATGGCAACACGACCGATCAGCCCTGAGGACCACGAGCGCATCGCCGCCGCGATCAGCGCGGCCGAGGCAAAGACCGACGGCGAAATCTATTGCGTCGTGGCGCGCGCCAGCGACAGTTATTTCTTCCAGGCCGCCTTCGCGGTCTCGCTCGCCGCGCTCATCGTCAGCCTCGGCGTGGCGTACGGGCTGGAAGCGTGGTGGCTGACCATGCGCTTGCCGCATTTCGTCCTGGCCGAACTCCTGGCGCTGGCCTCGGTGCTGGTCCTGTTGTGGGCGCTGCCCGGCCTGCGCATCCATTTCGTGCCGAGAAGGCTGCGCTACCAGGCGGCGCACGACAATGCGATGAAGCAGTTCCTTGCCCGCAACGTCCATCGCACCGCGGCGCGCACCGGCGTGCTGATCTTCGTCTCCATCATCGAGCGTTATGCCGAGGTGGTGGCCGACTCAGGCATCGACGCCAAGGTCGGCCAGCATGTCTGGGACGGTGTGGTGCGGGATCTCACCGCGCATGCCGGCGACGATCGCCTCGCCGACGGTTTCGTCAAGGCGGTCGAATCAGTCGGCGCGATGCTGGCCGAGCACTTCCCGGTCACCGCCGACGACGTTAACGAGCTCGAAGACCACCTCGTCGAAATCTGA
- a CDS encoding LemA family protein, with amino-acid sequence MFAQRLSPPSVFRTLPALLMMAFVLPLLAGCGYNTIPTAEENAKAAWSEVLNQYQRRADLIPNLVETVKGYASHEKDTLDAVVAARAKATQITVTPETLKDPEALKKFQDAQAGLTSALSRLIAVSEAYPDLKANQNFLALQAQLEGTENRIAVARRDYIQAVKDYNLTLRTFPSVLWATFWFRGNEPFANFTVEEDKMQVPKVDFGTKQGG; translated from the coding sequence ATGTTTGCCCAGCGCCTCTCCCCACCCTCCGTCTTCCGCACCCTTCCAGCCTTGCTGATGATGGCGTTCGTGCTGCCGCTGCTTGCCGGCTGCGGCTACAACACCATTCCCACGGCGGAGGAGAATGCCAAGGCGGCTTGGAGCGAGGTGCTGAACCAGTACCAGCGCCGGGCCGACCTGATCCCGAACCTGGTCGAGACGGTCAAGGGCTATGCGTCGCATGAGAAGGACACGCTCGACGCGGTGGTCGCGGCACGCGCCAAGGCAACGCAGATCACGGTGACCCCGGAAACGCTGAAGGATCCGGAAGCCCTCAAGAAGTTCCAGGATGCCCAGGCCGGGCTGACCAGCGCGCTGTCGCGGCTGATCGCTGTGTCCGAAGCCTATCCCGACCTCAAGGCGAACCAGAATTTCCTCGCGCTGCAGGCGCAGCTCGAAGGCACCGAGAACCGCATCGCGGTCGCCCGCCGAGACTACATCCAGGCGGTCAAGGACTACAATCTGACACTGAGAACCTTCCCCTCGGTGCTGTGGGCGACCTTCTGGTTCCGCGGCAACGAGCCGTTCGCGAACTTCACCGTCGAGGAAGACAAGATGCAGGTGCCGAAGGTTGATTTCGGCACCAAGCAGGGCGGGTGA
- a CDS encoding GNAT family N-acetyltransferase encodes MNTLIIDIRKAEPRDANAIAEVHQEAWRGAYSGIIPHRTLTSMINRRGPDWWANAIRRAATVLVVEIGGTIAGYATIGKNRAKELRQQGEIYELYLRPEYQGIGLGSRLFRAARGRLADHGLKGLVVWALEDNQNALAFYSGAGGRDIAEGVEVFEQKALKKIAFVWE; translated from the coding sequence ATGAACACGCTGATCATCGACATCAGGAAAGCCGAGCCACGCGATGCCAACGCCATCGCCGAGGTGCATCAGGAGGCCTGGCGCGGCGCCTATTCCGGCATCATCCCCCATCGCACGCTGACCTCGATGATCAATCGGCGCGGCCCCGACTGGTGGGCCAATGCGATTCGCCGCGCGGCGACGGTGCTGGTGGTCGAGATCGGCGGCACGATCGCCGGCTATGCCACGATCGGCAAGAATCGCGCCAAGGAACTCAGGCAGCAGGGCGAAATCTATGAGCTTTACCTGCGCCCGGAATATCAGGGCATCGGGCTGGGCAGCCGGCTTTTCAGGGCAGCGCGGGGCCGCCTGGCAGACCACGGTCTGAAGGGTCTGGTGGTTTGGGCCCTTGAAGACAACCAGAACGCGCTCGCCTTCTATTCCGGAGCAGGCGGCCGCGATATCGCCGAAGGCGTCGAGGTATTCGAGCAGAAGGCGCTGAAGAAGATCGCTTTCGTTTGGGAATGA
- a CDS encoding carbonic anhydrase, producing the protein MPHLPEHLLTGYRNFMNGRYRSESDRYRSLAREGQAPETMIVACCDSRSAPEAIFDAGPGELFVLRNVGNLVPPYEPDGEFHSTSAALEFAVQSLKVKSIVVMGHGRCGGIRAALDINSAPLSPGDFIGKWMSLIAPAAETVAASTMMTATERQTALERISVRYSIANLRTFPCVSILEGKGRLTLHGAWFDISTGELWVMNKETGDFERPEL; encoded by the coding sequence ATGCCTCACCTCCCCGAACATCTGCTGACCGGCTATCGCAACTTCATGAACGGCCGCTATCGCAGCGAAAGCGATCGCTATCGCTCGCTGGCGCGCGAGGGCCAGGCGCCCGAAACGATGATCGTCGCCTGCTGCGACTCCCGCTCCGCTCCGGAGGCGATCTTCGACGCCGGGCCGGGCGAGCTCTTCGTGCTGCGCAATGTCGGCAATCTGGTGCCGCCCTACGAGCCGGACGGCGAGTTCCACTCGACCTCGGCGGCGCTCGAATTCGCCGTGCAGAGTCTGAAGGTGAAGAGCATCGTGGTGATGGGGCACGGCCGCTGCGGCGGTATCCGCGCCGCGCTCGACATCAATTCGGCGCCGCTGTCGCCGGGCGACTTCATCGGCAAATGGATGAGCCTGATCGCGCCGGCGGCCGAGACCGTGGCCGCAAGCACGATGATGACGGCGACGGAGCGCCAGACCGCGCTGGAGCGCATTTCGGTGCGCTATTCCATCGCCAATCTTCGCACCTTTCCCTGCGTCTCCATTCTCGAAGGCAAGGGGCGGCTGACGCTGCACGGCGCCTGGTTCGACATCTCGACCGGCGAGCTCTGGGTGATGAACAAGGAAACGGGCGATTTCGAGCGGCCGGAATTGTAG
- the pdxY gene encoding pyridoxal kinase PdxY: MNAARSDAPRAVIVISSHVARGSVGNRAAVFALETLGFPVWAVPTVILPWHPGHSRATRIVPPLDQFKALLADLERAPWLGEVRAVLSGYLGEAGQAEAVASLVAAVKARTPDALYVCDPVMGDSGGLYVPEPTAAALRDMLMPIADIATPNRYELEWMAGAPLPDIKSVMAAALPAGPSTMLVTSAPSMMAGGTGNFLLDGGQALLAEHRLIEKPPNGLGDLTAAVYLARVLSGQPPVKALQSTTAAVYEILARTAKRGGDELQLETDAQSLSHPMAMVQLRHLLHPGRDKRA; encoded by the coding sequence ATGAATGCAGCAAGAAGCGACGCGCCGCGTGCGGTCATCGTCATCTCCAGCCATGTCGCCCGCGGATCGGTCGGCAACCGCGCGGCCGTCTTCGCGCTGGAGACGCTCGGCTTTCCGGTCTGGGCGGTGCCGACCGTCATCCTGCCCTGGCACCCCGGCCACAGCCGCGCGACGCGCATCGTGCCGCCGCTCGACCAGTTCAAGGCGCTGCTGGCCGATCTCGAACGCGCGCCGTGGCTGGGCGAGGTCCGGGCCGTGCTCTCGGGCTATCTCGGCGAGGCCGGCCAGGCCGAGGCCGTCGCCTCGTTGGTCGCCGCCGTGAAGGCCAGAACCCCGGACGCCCTCTATGTCTGCGACCCGGTGATGGGCGATTCCGGCGGCCTTTATGTGCCGGAACCGACGGCAGCTGCCCTGCGCGACATGCTGATGCCGATCGCCGATATTGCCACGCCCAACCGCTACGAGCTCGAATGGATGGCCGGAGCGCCGCTGCCGGATATCAAGTCGGTGATGGCGGCGGCCCTGCCTGCCGGCCCCTCGACGATGCTGGTGACCTCGGCGCCGTCGATGATGGCAGGCGGCACCGGCAATTTCCTGCTCGACGGCGGCCAGGCGCTGCTGGCCGAGCACCGCCTGATCGAGAAGCCGCCGAACGGGCTGGGCGACCTGACGGCGGCGGTCTATCTCGCCCGCGTCCTTTCCGGGCAGCCGCCGGTCAAGGCGCTGCAATCGACCACGGCCGCCGTCTACGAGATCCTGGCGCGCACGGCAAAACGCGGCGGCGACGAGCTGCAGCTCGAGACCGATGCGCAGAGCCTGTCGCATCCGATGGCCATGGTGCAGCTTCGCCATCTGCTCCATCCCGGACGGGACAAGCGGGCGTGA
- a CDS encoding DUF429 domain-containing protein gives MKLAGVDGCKAGWIVVHREAGTEPSVSVFPSFKLLLDALPDAIVAVDMPIGLPDFSRRGGRGPEALVRPLLGARQSSVFAIPSRDALYADTGDFTTVEAWYAAHRRASAVGIATSDPPRGVSIQAFGIFAKIREIDALLIAQPDLRGRIFESHPEVAFCRLNGGAAMTLPKKIKGVVNPPGMEERKALLCRHGYEKSFLDQPPPKGAASDDFLDAAAMMLIAGRIASGEAHPSPDPPLSDRFGIPIAIWA, from the coding sequence GTGAAACTCGCCGGCGTCGATGGCTGCAAGGCGGGCTGGATCGTCGTTCATCGTGAAGCCGGGACCGAACCATCGGTCTCGGTTTTCCCGAGCTTCAAGCTGCTGCTCGATGCACTACCCGACGCTATCGTTGCCGTCGACATGCCGATCGGCCTGCCGGACTTCTCGCGCCGCGGCGGCCGGGGGCCGGAAGCGCTGGTGCGGCCTTTGCTCGGGGCGCGGCAGTCGAGCGTCTTTGCCATTCCCTCGCGCGACGCGCTCTATGCCGACACCGGCGACTTCACCACGGTCGAAGCCTGGTATGCCGCGCACCGGCGGGCAAGCGCGGTGGGGATTGCCACCTCCGATCCGCCGCGCGGGGTCTCGATCCAGGCCTTCGGCATTTTTGCCAAGATCCGCGAGATCGACGCTTTGCTGATCGCGCAGCCAGATTTGCGCGGCCGCATCTTCGAATCGCATCCGGAAGTGGCCTTCTGCCGGTTGAACGGCGGTGCGGCGATGACGCTGCCGAAGAAGATCAAAGGCGTGGTCAATCCGCCTGGCATGGAGGAGCGCAAGGCGCTGCTTTGCCGGCATGGCTACGAGAAGAGCTTCCTCGACCAGCCGCCGCCGAAGGGCGCCGCCAGCGACGACTTCCTCGACGCGGCGGCGATGATGCTGATCGCCGGCCGCATTGCCAGCGGCGAGGCGCACCCTTCGCCCGATCCGCCGCTGAGCGACCGCTTCGGCATTCCAATCGCCATCTGGGCCTAA
- a CDS encoding M3 family metallopeptidase, whose protein sequence is MSSAKAVDLTAHPLTFWQGPLGLPDFTRIGDGDFAAVFDAALEAHQAEIDAIAANAQAPTVENTLAALELAGEPLDHVSSIFWCRAGAHTNEDIQALEREISPKMSRHFSAISMNEKLFARIDDLYQRRDSLNLDPETLRVLERTWKGFVRSGAKLDAVGKKRLAAINEELSSLGTKFGQNVLADERDWALFLDQTDLAGLPDFLKSAMAEAAEMRGQKGRYAVTLSRSIYEPFSTFSERRDLRETAFRAFIMRGQNGGATDNTDVVRDMLKLRAEKAKLLGYASFAALKLDDTMAKTPTAVNDLLDPVWEKALEKAASDQKELERLAAQAGSNEKFAAWDWRFYQEKLRAEKFAFDEAELKPYLQLERIIDACFDVATRLFGVTFEEKKGITAWHPDARVFVVKNPDGSERGLFLADYFARPSKRSGAWMSALKSGYKLGPGAKPVIYNIMNFAKPPAGEAALLSVDEAKTLFHEFGHALHGMLTDVTWPSVSGTSVSRDFVELPSQLYEHWLTVPAVLEKHALHVKTGKPMPKDLLDKMLAARTFGAGFATVEFTASALIDMAYHARPDAPAEPLRYEAETLAKLDMPETIAMRHRTPHFGHIFSGDGYSAGYYSYMWSEVLDADAFAAFEETGDPFNPELAERLRKNIYAAGGSKDPEELYTAFRGKMPSPEAMMVKRGLV, encoded by the coding sequence ATGTCATCTGCAAAAGCCGTCGACCTCACCGCTCATCCGCTGACCTTCTGGCAAGGGCCGCTCGGCCTGCCGGATTTCACCCGGATCGGCGATGGCGATTTCGCCGCCGTATTCGATGCTGCGCTGGAGGCGCATCAGGCCGAGATCGATGCCATCGCCGCCAATGCACAGGCGCCGACAGTCGAGAACACGCTGGCCGCGCTGGAACTCGCCGGCGAGCCGCTGGACCATGTCTCGTCGATCTTCTGGTGCCGGGCCGGCGCCCACACCAACGAGGACATCCAGGCGCTGGAGCGCGAGATTTCGCCGAAGATGTCCAGGCATTTCTCGGCGATCTCGATGAACGAGAAGCTGTTTGCCCGCATCGACGATCTCTATCAGCGCCGTGATAGCCTGAATCTCGATCCCGAGACCCTGCGCGTGCTGGAAAGGACCTGGAAGGGGTTCGTGCGATCCGGCGCCAAGCTCGATGCGGTGGGCAAGAAACGGCTCGCGGCGATCAACGAGGAGCTTTCCTCGCTCGGCACGAAGTTTGGGCAGAACGTGCTCGCCGACGAACGCGACTGGGCGCTGTTCCTCGATCAGACGGACCTTGCCGGCCTGCCGGATTTCCTGAAGAGCGCCATGGCCGAGGCCGCAGAGATGCGCGGCCAGAAGGGCCGCTATGCCGTCACGCTGTCGCGCTCGATCTATGAGCCGTTCTCGACCTTTTCGGAGCGCCGCGACCTGCGCGAGACCGCGTTCCGCGCCTTCATCATGCGCGGCCAGAACGGCGGCGCCACCGACAACACCGACGTGGTGCGCGACATGCTGAAGCTGCGCGCCGAGAAGGCCAAGCTGCTTGGCTACGCCTCCTTCGCGGCGCTCAAGCTCGACGACACGATGGCGAAGACGCCGACGGCCGTGAACGATCTGCTCGACCCGGTCTGGGAAAAGGCCTTGGAGAAGGCAGCAAGCGACCAGAAGGAGCTGGAGCGGCTGGCGGCGCAAGCCGGCAGCAACGAAAAATTCGCGGCCTGGGACTGGCGCTTCTATCAGGAAAAACTGCGCGCCGAAAAATTCGCCTTCGACGAAGCGGAGCTGAAGCCGTATCTGCAGCTGGAGCGCATCATCGACGCCTGCTTCGATGTCGCGACGCGGTTGTTCGGCGTCACCTTCGAGGAGAAGAAGGGCATCACTGCCTGGCATCCGGACGCGCGCGTCTTCGTGGTGAAGAACCCTGACGGCAGCGAGCGTGGTCTGTTCCTGGCCGACTATTTCGCACGGCCGTCAAAACGTTCCGGCGCCTGGATGAGCGCGCTGAAATCCGGCTACAAGCTCGGGCCGGGCGCCAAGCCGGTGATCTACAACATCATGAACTTCGCCAAGCCGCCGGCCGGCGAGGCAGCGCTGCTTTCGGTCGATGAGGCGAAGACGCTGTTCCACGAGTTCGGCCACGCGCTGCACGGCATGCTGACCGATGTCACCTGGCCGTCGGTCTCCGGCACGTCGGTCAGCCGCGACTTCGTCGAATTGCCTTCGCAGCTCTACGAGCACTGGCTGACGGTGCCGGCGGTGCTGGAAAAGCACGCGCTGCACGTCAAGACCGGCAAACCGATGCCGAAGGACCTGCTCGACAAGATGCTGGCCGCCCGCACCTTCGGCGCCGGCTTCGCCACCGTCGAGTTCACCGCGTCCGCGCTGATCGACATGGCCTATCATGCGCGGCCGGATGCTCCGGCCGAGCCGCTTCGTTACGAAGCCGAAACGCTCGCCAAGCTCGACATGCCCGAGACGATCGCGATGCGCCATCGTACCCCGCACTTCGGCCATATCTTTTCAGGCGACGGCTACTCGGCCGGCTATTACTCCTACATGTGGTCGGAGGTGCTCGACGCCGATGCCTTCGCCGCCTTCGAGGAAACCGGCGACCCCTTCAATCCTGAACTCGCCGAGCGGCTGCGGAAGAACATCTACGCCGCCGGCGGCTCGAAGGACCCGGAAGAGCTCTACACCGCGTTTCGAGGCAAGATGCCTTCGCCCGAGGCGATGATGGTGAAGAGAGGATTGGTGTAG